A stretch of Acropora palmata chromosome 9, jaAcrPala1.3, whole genome shotgun sequence DNA encodes these proteins:
- the LOC141892939 gene encoding platelet-activating factor acetylhydrolase IB subunit alpha1-like — protein sequence MTNPATIPTPVKDIQGDGRWMSMHKRFLHDAKVRPCDVLFIGDSLIRNMFETEAWDTNFAPLNSLNFGIGGDCTEHVLWRIENGELDGINPKVVVLLIGTNNHHSSADQIAEGIEVIVWSITSKLPSAKVIVLGLLPRGQHPNPLREKHFQVNHALQEVTSTIPNSLYLNSDPGFVRSDGTISYDDMFDYLHLTRKGYKKFAKQIHDVVLKFLKYPDSSS from the exons CACAAGAGATTTCTGCATGATGCCAAAGTACGTCCATGTGATGTCTTATTTATTGGGGATTCTCTGATACGAAACATGTTTGAAACTGAG GCTTGGGACACTAATTTTGCCCCTCTGAATTCTCTTAATTTTGGAATTGGAGGAGACTGTACTGAACATGTATTATGGAGAATAGAAAATGGAGAACTGGATGGCATTAACccaaag gTTGTTGTGTTATTGATTGGTACAAATAATCATCACAGTTCTGCTGATCAAATTGCAGAGGGAATTGAAGTAATTGTATGGAGCATAACAAGCAAATTGCCATCCGCTAAAGTCATTGTGTTG gGCCTCCTGCCTAGAGGTCAACATCCTAATCCTCTCAGAGAAAAACACTTTCAAGTGAACCATGCACTTCAAGAAGTCACCTCCACAATCcctaactcactttacttgaaCTCTGATCCAGGTTTTGTGAGGAGTGATGGCACAATTAGTTATGATGACATGTTTGATTATCTCCATTTAACTAGAAAAGGGTATAAGAAATTTGCTAAGCAAATTCATGATGTTGTactgaaatttttgaaatatccTGATTCCAGTTCATAA